In Salminus brasiliensis chromosome 24, fSalBra1.hap2, whole genome shotgun sequence, one genomic interval encodes:
- the LOC140546642 gene encoding histone H3, whose product MARTKQTARKSTGGKAPRKQLATKAARKSAPATGGVKKPHRYRPGTVALREIRRYQKSTELLIRKLPFQRLVREIAQDFKTDLRFQSSAVMALQEASEAYLVGLFEDTNLCAIHAKRVTIMPKDIQLARRIRGERA is encoded by the coding sequence atggcaagaaccaagcagACCGCCCGTAAGTCCACCGGTGGCAAGGCCCCGAGGAAGCAGCTCGCCACCAAGGCTGCTCGCAAGAGCGCCCCAGCCACCGGCGGCGTGAAAAAGCCTCACCGTTACAGGCCCGGCACCGTGGCTCTGAGGGAGATCCGCCGCTACCAGAAATCTACTGAGCTGCTGATCCGTAAGCTGCCCTTTCAGCGCCTAGTGCGTGAAATCGCtcaggacttcaagactgaTCTCCGCTTCCAGAGCTCCGCCGTCATGGCCCTGCAGGAGGCCAGCGAGGCGTACTTGGTGGGTCTGTTTGAAGATactaacctgtgcgctatccacgccaagagagtcaccatcatgcctaaagacatccagctggcccgccgtattcgcggagagcgcgcttaa
- the LOC140546855 gene encoding histone H2B, with amino-acid sequence MPEPAKSAPKKGSKKAVTKTAGKGGKKRRKSRKESYAIYVYKVLKQVHPDTGISSKAMGIMNSFVNDIFERIAGESSRLAHYNKRSTITSREIQTAVRLLLPGELAKHAVSEGTKAVTKYTSSK; translated from the coding sequence ATGCCTGAGCCAGCTAAGTCTGCGCCCAAGAAGGGATCCAAGAAAGCCGTGACCAAGACGGCCGGGAAAGGCGGCAAGaagcgcagaaagtccaggaaggagagctatgccatctacgtgtacaaggtgctgaagcaggtccaCCCTGACACTGGAATCTCCTCTAAAGCGATGGGCATCATGAACTCGTTCGTGAACGACATCTTCGAGCGCATCGCCGGTGAGTCTTCTCGTTTGGCTCACTACAACAAACGTTCTACTATCACCTCTAGGGAGATCCAGACTGCTGTGCGTCTGCTCCTTCCCGGTGAGTTGGCCAAGCACGCCGTGTCAGAGGGCACAAAGGCCGTCACCAAGTACACGAGCTCCAAGTAA
- the LOC140546854 gene encoding histone H1-like, translating to MAEVAPAPAASAPAKAPKKKAAARPKKAGPSVGELIVKAVSASKERSGVSLAALKKALAAGGYDVEKNNSRVKLAVKSLVTKGTLVQTKGTGASGSFKLNKKQAEAKKKPAAKKPAPKAKKPAAKKPAAAKKPKKVAAKKPTAAKKSPKKAKKPVAAAKKAAKSPKKAKKPAAPKKATKSPKKAKTVKPKAAKPKAAKAKKAAPKKK from the coding sequence atggcagaagtcgctccagccccagccgcctcggcgcccgccaaggcccccaagaagaaggccgccgcccgccccaagaaagccggccccagcgtgggcgagctcatcgtcaaggccgtctcggcttccaaggagaggagcggcgtgtctctcgccgccctgaagaaagccctggctgccggcggctacgacgtcgagaagaacaactcacgcgttaagctcgccgtcaagagcctcgtcaccaagggcactctggtgcagaccaaaggcaccggcgcgtcgggctctttcaagcttaacaagaagcaggccgaggcaaagaagaagccggccgccaagaaaccggcacctaaagctaagaagccggccgccaagaaaccagccgcggccaagaagcccaagaaggtagcagccaagaaacccactgcggctaagaaatcccccaagaaggccaagaagcccgtcgcggccgctaagaaggcagcgaagagccccaagaaggccaagaagccggcGGCTCCCAAAAAGGCGACCAAGAGCCCAAAGAAAGCCAAAACGGTCAAGCCTAAAGCAGCTAAGCCCAAGGCGGCGAAGGCGAAAAAGGCTGCCCCTAAGAAGAAGTAA